Below is a window of Hydrogenovibrio crunogenus DNA.
CTGGAAACGGAAAACTTACTTCTCAAGGCACAACAGCAGCAAATGGGCAAGCTCAAACTTGAGATTAACCGCTTAAACCGTTTATTGGGAACAGCCAGTCAAATGAGTTCTTCCAGCGTTCAAATTGCCAACGTAAGCTCCTATAGCGAAACACCTCTAGCGCAATTCTACACGTTAAACAAGGGTTCTCTAGATGGGGTCAAAATCAATCAAACTGTGATTGATGCTAAAGGATTAATAGGACAAATCACCTCCTTGACGCCGTCATCTTCACGCGTTCAATTAATTACAGACCCTGACATCCAAGTGCCTGTAAGAATTCAACGAACGGGTCAACGCGGTATTCTTAACGGTTTAGGCCACAATCAACTTTCATTGATGTTCATTCCAAACTCTAGCTCCATCAAAGAAGGCGACTTACTTGAAACATCTGGGTTGGGAGATGTTTTTCCGGAAGGACACCCTGTTGCCACGGTGAGGCAAGTAAACCTTCTAAAAGGTGAACCTTATTATGAAATTTTTGCTCGGCCTGTCGCAGATCTAAATCTGTCTCAAAAGGTACTTATCTTGTCTAAAAAAACGGAGCGTGATAACCATGTCCGATAAGGTTTTCTCTCTGCGGTTTTCGGACATTAAATGGCTGTTTATATTCAGTTACTTTGTTTCCGTTGTGATTGATAGCATGATGATTTTAAGCTTTAACATCAATTTCGTGCCTTATCTTACCCTGTTAATTTTATTGTTCTGGTCGACCCAAATCCTCAATCAGACTCACTTGTTTTCAGCTTTTGCGCTAGGTCTGCTATTTGATGCGTCAATGAATACCCCATTAGGCTCCCATAGTTTAATTTTTGTGACCATCACTTTCTTAATGCTACGCTCACGATTAAGGTTTAAAGGCTACCCTCTCTGGCAGCAATCCATCATTGTCGGCAGTTACTTCATCTTATTCCAAATTATGAGCTGGTTTATATTCCACCCCGTCTTAGTCGGAAATGCCGTGCTGTATTACTGGGTTGAACCATTACTAGCCATTCTTATCTGGCCCGTACTAACTCAAATCATGCATCAATTGACTCACCGCTCCGTCTTTAGTTAATGAGTATGAGAAATAAACACCGCTATCAAACTGAAAGCGAAATCTTTTTTCAAAAAAGGCTTTTTCGCAATCGAATTTACTTTGCGTTAGCACTCGCACTTATTTTCTTCTCTCTTCTTTGGGTTCGGATGAGTTATCTTCAGTGGGTTGGATATAAGCATTATCATTCCATGTCTGAGGGAAACCGAATTTCAGTGGAAGCCATTCCACCGGTCCGAGGCCGAATTTTTGACCGAAACCATGTTTTATTGGCTGACAATCAACCTGTATTCGTTTTAAAGTTTTCCAAAGATAAAATAGAAAATATTCAAGACAGCTTCTCAACTCTTCAAGACTTACTCCCCAACCTTTCTGAAGAACGCCTTACCCGCTTCTTTGATCGACTCAAAGTGACTAGTAAGTACCGTCCTTTGTATTTACCTTACACACTTTCAGAAGCAGAAGCGGCACGCTTTGCTGGTCATAGCTACCAGCTCCCTGGCATTACACTGGTGGCCAAGCTTAAACGGATGTATCCTTTCAATAAATCAGCGGTGCATGCCATTGGCTATGTAGGAAAAATCAACCAAAAAGAGTTTAGTAAATTAAGTGAATCCAAATATGCTGGAACCGATGTCATAGGGAAACTCGGTGTCGAAAAATACTATGAATCTCTATTACACGGTTCACCAGGGTTACAACAGATTGAAACCAATGCTCGCGGTCGCGTCATTCAAAAACTGGAAAGTGTTCCCGCAAAGCCAGGCAAAAACATTCAGCTTACAATCGACATTCGATTGCAACAATATATCGAAAACTATTTGGATGGAAAAAAAGCCGCCGTTGTTGTCACCGACCCTAAAACCGGTGAAATACTCGCCTATGTCAGTACGCCCGGATACGATCCAAACTTATTTGTCGATGGTATTAGTCAAGTGAAATACCAAGAGCTTTTAAAAGACCACAACCGTCCTCTTATTAATCGCGTGATCAATGGTCAATATCCACCTGGCTCTACCATCAAACCTTTTGTCGCCTTAGCCGCCATTGAGAACAACATTATTTCTCCCTATAAAAAAATATTCGACCCTGGCTTTCTTGAGTTTAAAGACCATCGTTATCGGGATTGGAAAAGGCAGGGACACGGCCTAGTTGACATGAATGATGCTGTCGCACAATCCTGCGACACTTATTTTTACGAGCTTAGTTTAAATATGGGAATCGACCTGATTCATGATTCACTTTACCCTTTCGGGTTCGGTCACCATACAAAGATTGATTTATACAATGAGTCCGTCGGCATCTTACCATCTAAAGCCTGGAAGAGCCGCGTGAAAGGCCAAACGTGGTATAAAGGGGAAACCATCATTGCCGCCATTGGCCAAGGTTATTTTTTAAGCACGCCTTTACAATTGGCAAAAGCGATCTCTATTATGGCTAACCGAGGAGAGATCGTTGAGCCACACTTGCTCAAAGACAATGAGCAGACCAAAAAAGAACAAATCCCCATTCAGAATATCG
It encodes the following:
- the mreC gene encoding rod shape-determining protein MreC → MNLSTTSPQKEGTQFLLFFILSIALMVMDHYSHLLSNFRNVLLTTIDPIERTATLPLDIYNWMQQDYTTINQLQMRNQQLETENLLLKAQQQQMGKLKLEINRLNRLLGTASQMSSSSVQIANVSSYSETPLAQFYTLNKGSLDGVKINQTVIDAKGLIGQITSLTPSSSRVQLITDPDIQVPVRIQRTGQRGILNGLGHNQLSLMFIPNSSSIKEGDLLETSGLGDVFPEGHPVATVRQVNLLKGEPYYEIFARPVADLNLSQKVLILSKKTERDNHVR
- the mreD gene encoding rod shape-determining protein MreD → MSDKVFSLRFSDIKWLFIFSYFVSVVIDSMMILSFNINFVPYLTLLILLFWSTQILNQTHLFSAFALGLLFDASMNTPLGSHSLIFVTITFLMLRSRLRFKGYPLWQQSIIVGSYFILFQIMSWFIFHPVLVGNAVLYYWVEPLLAILIWPVLTQIMHQLTHRSVFS
- the mrdA gene encoding penicillin-binding protein 2 — encoded protein: MRNKHRYQTESEIFFQKRLFRNRIYFALALALIFFSLLWVRMSYLQWVGYKHYHSMSEGNRISVEAIPPVRGRIFDRNHVLLADNQPVFVLKFSKDKIENIQDSFSTLQDLLPNLSEERLTRFFDRLKVTSKYRPLYLPYTLSEAEAARFAGHSYQLPGITLVAKLKRMYPFNKSAVHAIGYVGKINQKEFSKLSESKYAGTDVIGKLGVEKYYESLLHGSPGLQQIETNARGRVIQKLESVPAKPGKNIQLTIDIRLQQYIENYLDGKKAAVVVTDPKTGEILAYVSTPGYDPNLFVDGISQVKYQELLKDHNRPLINRVINGQYPPGSTIKPFVALAAIENNIISPYKKIFDPGFLEFKDHRYRDWKRQGHGLVDMNDAVAQSCDTYFYELSLNMGIDLIHDSLYPFGFGHHTKIDLYNESVGILPSKAWKSRVKGQTWYKGETIIAAIGQGYFLSTPLQLAKAISIMANRGEIVEPHLLKDNEQTKKEQIPIQNIENWEKVIKAMMDVLHSPRGTARKYGRDLPFKMAGKTGTAQVFSLNEGEYDEENIKKSLRDHSLFIGFAPVKKPKIAISVIVENSTLKAAPVAVDITKYYLSELQDEN